In the Sedimentisphaera cyanobacteriorum genome, CAGAGTAATACCGCCGGAATAAAGCACTGCCGTGAGAAGCACTGCCACATAAACTACCACAGTTAGAAGAGCCATTATCCCTCTTGCTGCGGAGTTGTAGCGGTATTCGAGGTATTCAGGCATTGTGTATATGCCTGCCTTGAGGAATCGAGGTATCAGTGTAAACGCTATCACTACAATACCTATACTGCCCAGAAGCTGCCAGTTTGAAACAGCCAGACCCACATCTCCGGCGCCCTGGCCTGCCATGCCTACAAACTGCTCTGTGGATATATTGGCTGCCACAATTGACACACCAATCAGCCACCATTTCAGTCCTCTGCCTGCGAGGAAATAATCCTCACTGCTCGTTTCTTTACGGCTCTTGAATAGGCTTACGCCTATTACAACAGCAAAAAACGCTACGAATACGAATACGTCAAAAAAGCTTAGTTCCATTTCAACACCTTAAAAATGCTGTTATCAAATTTATTCTATATTGTTTTCACTCCGCGTGCATCGTCAACAGCATTTATCATTGATAGCAAATTCTCCAGAGGAACGTTGCTCTGAATATTGTGTATGCTGTTGAAAACGTATCCTCCGCCCTCGTTGAATATGTCAATTCTCTCGCGAACTTCTTTGTACACCTCTTCCGGCGTCCCGAAGGGAAGGGTTTTCTGCGTGTCAACGCCGCCGCCCCAGAATACAAGGTCATCGCCGAATTCATCTTTGAGCATCTGAGGGTCCATGTTCTCAGCAGAGCACTGAACCGGATTTAATACATCAAAGCCCGCATCTATCATATCCGGAATCAGCGGGGCGATAGAGCCGCAGCAATGCATAAATACCTTCCAGTTTGTGAGTTTGTGGATCTTATCGTTAATTGCCTTCTGGAACGGCTTATACATCTCTCTGTATGTTTCCGGAGAAATTAAAGGCCCGCGCTGAGCGCCGAAATCTGTTCCAGTTACAAAAACAACCTGAGGCATATCCCCGAGTGAATCAGCTAAAAGCTCGATATTCTCAAGAGCAACCTCGCACTGCTTCTCGAAAACCTTCATTATATAATCCTTCCGGATAGCAGTGGATATATACCACTCCTCAACGCCCCTGATTCCCTTGGGGTCCTTCAAAAACGGCCCGGGCACAAGAGCTATATCTCCGAAAGCCATTGCAGGCAGAGTAACGTAGATGCCGAATTCAGTGTTGTTGTAGTACCAGCTTACCTTTTCCTTGAAGTGGTTCAGCTCCTTTTCGCTGAGAACGCCGAATTCCTCGCAGTTGTCAAGATAATTGAGCTTATCTTCCTCAACAGGTTTCTGACGGTCTATCGAATCAAAGAAATAACTGGTAGAAGGCATTATCGCAGAAGGCTGCGCAGACTTGTCTCCCTGAGGGTAAACATAAACATCGCCGCTTTCGCTGACAGTATAGTTGAAATCTTCAGGCACAAGGCACTCTGTTCCGTCAACCGGCATCTTGAATTTCTTGTACCTTCCCGTTTCCAAGCCAAACATATCATACAGCGGATAAATACCCGCAACGTCCAGCTGAAGCTTTCTCTTCAGCTCATCGTCAACCTCGCCGAGCATCTGGAATGTCTCGCAGATTTTGCAGGTGTAGTCTTTATCCCCTGTTACTGTTTTTCTCAGCTTGTCCAGAACGCATACACCTATACCGGTCTGCCCGCCTGCTCCGATATCAACGCACAGTCTGTCAGGCTGCTTGTGTTCTAAAACCGTTTGAAGTCTTTCTCTTGAATTCATTTTTTAATCCTGTCCTTAAGTTGAGCAATAATTTATTAATCACATAAACGTATATTAGAACAGAAATCAATAATTATTTAACTCAATATTGTATAATAATACCGCAAATTTGGGCAAAAATTTAGATTGATGCAGTTAATTTCATCAGTATTTTAAATTTTGTGGTAAATTTTCACTGTTTGAATACATTATTAAATAGAAAAGGTCTTATTGTTTAACTGGGAGATAAAAATGAAATATTCAAGAAGAAATTTTCTCAAAGCTGCTGGAGTTATGTCTGCAGGGCTTGCATTTGGAGAGAATGTTCTCGCTGATGAAAAAAAGAAGCCTAATGTTGTAATTATATACACAGACGACCTCGGCTACGGCGATGTAAGCTGCTACGGCGCAACAGAAATCGAAACACCTAATATCGACAGATTGGCCAAGGAAGGCCTGCGCTTTACAAACACGCACACCGCCTCTGCCACCTGCACCCCTTCAAGATATGCCCTGCTGACAGGTGAGTATCCTTGGAGAAGGGAAGATACCGGTATTGCAGCAGGCGATGCGAATATGATTATAGAAGCCGGCAGACACACTTGGCCGGAATCAATGCGCAGAGCCGGCTACAAAACAGCTGTTGTAGGCAAATGGCACTTGGGGCTGGGCGATTCAAAGATAGACTGGAACAAAAAGATAGCACCAGGGCCGCTTGAAATAGGCTTTGATTACAGCTTTATAATCCCCGCAACTGGTGACAGAGTTCCCTGCGTTTATGTGGAAAATCACGAAGTTGCAAACCTTGATGAAGACGACCCACTCTATGTGAGCTTCAAAAAGCCGTTCAAAGGCCTGCCTACGGGCAAAAAGAACCCCGAGCTTCTCAATATGAAGCACTCCCACGGCCACAACAACGCAATTATAAACGGCGTAGGCAGGATTGGCTATATGAAGGGCGGGGCAAGCGCTGTATGGAACGACAGGACAATGGCCGCAAAGCTGGTTGACAAGGCCTGCGATTTTATGTACGAAAATAAAAACAATCCTTTCTTCCTCTATTTCTGCACCCATGATGTGCATGTTCCGCGCCTTCCAAACGAGGAGTTCCGAGGCAAGAGCGGGATGGGGCCGCGAGGCGATGCTATCCTCCAGCTCGACTGGACAGTAGGAATGCTTCTCGAGGAGCTTGAAGAGATGGGGCTCAAGGACGATACTGTCGTTATGTTCTCCAGCGATAACGGGCCTGTGCTCGATGACGGCTATCAGGATAAGGCAGTGGAAAAGCTCGGAGACCACGAACCTTGGGGGCCTTACCGCGGCGCAAAATACAGCAGATATCAGGCAGGGACGCTCGTTCCGTTTATACTGAGATGGCCGGGTGAGGTGCCTGCGGGCAAAACCTCTGATGCCCTCATATCCCAGACAGACCTTTTCGCTTCATTTGCAGCGATGAATAATCAGAAAATGCCGAAGACCGCTCCGGACAGCAAGAATGTTCTGCCTGCTCTTCTCGGCAAGACTGAAAATGCAAGGAAATATCTTGCAATTGATGCTATCGGAGGGCTGGCTGTCGTTGGCGGAAGATGGAAGTTTATGCCGGCAAATGATGAGCCCAAAACCGCTTGGCAGACAGGCATAGATACCGGCGCAAGAAGAAAGCCCCAGCTCTATGATTTGAAAAACGATATGGCAGAGAAAAACAACCTTGCTGATAAGATGCCCGGCGTGGTTGAAGACCTTTCTCAAAAGCTTGAAGAGATATTAAACGGCGCCGCTCCTGAATAGAGGAAAAACGGGAAATAATTTTTGAAATCTACGGGGCGAACCAGTACGGACGCCCCGTTTTTACTGCCATAAAATAAAAAATCATTAGAGAAAAATTATTGCGGATTAGCGGCTCAAAAATCGGCTGCAAATTTCTCAGTCAGGTTCTAACAATTGGCTTCGGATAAGTCGTCGTTTTGATGTTTTGGCTTGTATTGCTTTTTTAATCGCTGTAAAATACCTGTTCAAATAATTTTGAAGGGGCTTGAAATATGAATCTATCGAGGCGTAATTTTCTTAAAAGAGCTTCAATCTTAGGTGCAGGTGCGTTTGCAGGTGCCTCTTTTGCGGGTTCTTCGAGCAGCCGGCCGAATATTATTTGGCTTATCTGCGAAGATATGTCTCCGGATTTGGCCTGTTACGGAAATTCGGTTGTAAAAACGCCAAATATAGACGCTCTCGCCCAGCAGGGCAGGCGATACGACAGGGTTTACTGCACAGCACCTGTCTGCTCGGCAAACCGCAGCGCTCTGTTCACCAGTATGTATCAGACCACGCTCGACGCCCAAGACCACCGCAGCCACCGAGATGACGGGTATATTTTGCCCTCTCCCGCCCGGGTAATTACGAATTATTTCAGAGATGAAGGATACTATACAAGCTGCGGGCGCTGGGACAATACCTCCAGCTGGGGCAAGGGCGACTGGAACTGGCAGAGCCCGACCCATCGCGACAGCTTCGACGGAACCGACTTTTCCGGCAGGGCTCAGGGGCAGCCGTTCTTTGCTCAAATAAGCTTTTCCCTTACCCACCGTTCAGCAGATTCCGTTCAGAACCCGCAGAATCCAATCTCTGGTTCTCAAATTGAGCTCCCTCCAACTAATC is a window encoding:
- a CDS encoding uroporphyrinogen decarboxylase family protein, with amino-acid sequence MNSRERLQTVLEHKQPDRLCVDIGAGGQTGIGVCVLDKLRKTVTGDKDYTCKICETFQMLGEVDDELKRKLQLDVAGIYPLYDMFGLETGRYKKFKMPVDGTECLVPEDFNYTVSESGDVYVYPQGDKSAQPSAIMPSTSYFFDSIDRQKPVEEDKLNYLDNCEEFGVLSEKELNHFKEKVSWYYNNTEFGIYVTLPAMAFGDIALVPGPFLKDPKGIRGVEEWYISTAIRKDYIMKVFEKQCEVALENIELLADSLGDMPQVVFVTGTDFGAQRGPLISPETYREMYKPFQKAINDKIHKLTNWKVFMHCCGSIAPLIPDMIDAGFDVLNPVQCSAENMDPQMLKDEFGDDLVFWGGGVDTQKTLPFGTPEEVYKEVRERIDIFNEGGGYVFNSIHNIQSNVPLENLLSMINAVDDARGVKTI
- a CDS encoding sulfatase-like hydrolase/transferase, coding for MKYSRRNFLKAAGVMSAGLAFGENVLADEKKKPNVVIIYTDDLGYGDVSCYGATEIETPNIDRLAKEGLRFTNTHTASATCTPSRYALLTGEYPWRREDTGIAAGDANMIIEAGRHTWPESMRRAGYKTAVVGKWHLGLGDSKIDWNKKIAPGPLEIGFDYSFIIPATGDRVPCVYVENHEVANLDEDDPLYVSFKKPFKGLPTGKKNPELLNMKHSHGHNNAIINGVGRIGYMKGGASAVWNDRTMAAKLVDKACDFMYENKNNPFFLYFCTHDVHVPRLPNEEFRGKSGMGPRGDAILQLDWTVGMLLEELEEMGLKDDTVVMFSSDNGPVLDDGYQDKAVEKLGDHEPWGPYRGAKYSRYQAGTLVPFILRWPGEVPAGKTSDALISQTDLFASFAAMNNQKMPKTAPDSKNVLPALLGKTENARKYLAIDAIGGLAVVGGRWKFMPANDEPKTAWQTGIDTGARRKPQLYDLKNDMAEKNNLADKMPGVVEDLSQKLEEILNGAAPE